In Macrobrachium rosenbergii isolate ZJJX-2024 chromosome 48, ASM4041242v1, whole genome shotgun sequence, one DNA window encodes the following:
- the LOC136831414 gene encoding putative nuclease HARBI1: MAEDHHVRIRQVKTFRPRKDILGIYNDEELIKRYRLDRAGILYVTGLVRERIQSATGRSMAITPEMKVLVTLRYLATGKMQLCNGDDLGLSQPSISRVISETLDALSTNDMLRRFVKFPREIRDIQRKQREFMQIANMPGVVGAIDGTHIRIVAPKEFEAEYVNRKNFHSINVQLVFDAKYKIINIVANWPGSTHDARILQQSGLKTLFDRNIVPPGCHLLGDSGYPGKRWLLTPYLQPRSNAQIAYNRAHKITRAVVERGIGQLKRKFHVLHGEIRVSPQKTCKIIIACAVLYNLCKERNILDYNEDFEYVQENVNPVVHEAPANEGLRYRDHYTNTHFNIED, encoded by the exons ATGGCTGAAGATCATCATGTACGCATTCGTCAGGTTAAAACTTTTCGGCCTCGCAAAGATATTCTGGGCATCTATAATGATGAAGAATTAATTAAGAGATATAGATTAGATCGTGCTGGGATTTTATATGTAACGGGTTTAGTGCGAGAACGCATACAAAGTGCAACAGGAAGGAGCATGGCTATTACCCCTGAAATGAAGGTATTAGTCACGTTAAGGTATTTGGCTAcaggaaaaatgcaattgtgcAATGGAGATGATTTGGGTCTCTCCCAGCCTAGTATAAGCAGAGTGATATCTGAAACACTGGATGCATTATCCACAAATGACATGCTGCGTCGATTTGTTAAGTTCCCAAGAGAAATAAGAGACATTCAGAGGAAACAAAGAGAATTTATGCAGATTGCAAACATGCCTGGTGTTGTTGGAGCAATTGATGGTACACATATTAGAATAGTGGCTCCAAAAGAATTTGAAGCTGAATATGTTAACAGGAAAAATTTCCACAGTATTAATGTGCAATTGGTTTTTGATgccaaatacaaaataattaatattgttgCAAACTGGCCTGGGTCTACACATGATGCGCGTATACTGCAACAGAGTGGACTCAAAACATTGTTTGATCGTAATATTGTCCCACCTGGATGCCATCTTCTTGGAGACAGCGGTTACCCTGGCAAACGATGGTTGCTAACACCTTATCTCCAACCTCGGTCCAATGCACAAATAGCTTATAAcag ggCACATAAGATAACAAGAGCTGTTGTGGAAAGAGGAATAGGGCAATTGAAACGCAAGTTTCATGTTTTGCATGGTGAAATTAGAGTTAGTcctcaaaaaacatgcaagattATTATTGCATGTGCTGTGCTTTATAACCTGTGTAAGGAGCGAAATATATTGGACTACAATGAAGATTTTGAATATGTGCAAGAAAATGTTAACCCTGTAGTGCATGAAGCTCCAGCCAATGAAGGTCTTCGTTATAGGGACCACTACACTAACACACATTTCAA catAGAAGACTGA